The Hyperolius riggenbachi isolate aHypRig1 chromosome 3, aHypRig1.pri, whole genome shotgun sequence genome window below encodes:
- the LOC137562265 gene encoding olfactory receptor 5AR1-like yields the protein MKLRNNTLVTDFILSGLSSYPNFQIPLFMAALSVYLLTLLGNFVIILLITTSPALQTPMYFFLLNLSFVDIIYSSTITPNAMASMVSVNKTISITCCAVQMFIFIELAGSEAMLLAVMAYDRYVAICKPLNYANLINKKACLQLVFSVYAVGCLNSLIHTYSAFTLPFCKSNVINHFFCDLNPVLKLACKDTFLNEVFLFVIAGSVEVGSFLCIMISYTCIVRVICRVGTSRGRGKSLSTCASHLTCVALFYCPVFFTYLRPMSVYSVEQDWAVSMFYTVIIPVLNPIIYSLRNKDVKQAFSKLSINCSLILIMNNFIT from the coding sequence ATGAAGCTGAGGAATAATACACTTGTTACAGACTTTATCCTGTCTGGCCTCTCTTCTTATCCCAACTTCCAGATACCTCTCTTCATGGCAGCCTTATCAGTATATCTGTTGACTTTACTTGGAAACTTTGTGATTATTCTGTTAATTACAACATCCCCAGCCCTACAAACACCaatgtattttttccttttaaatttaTCATTTGTGGATATAATTTATTCATCCACTATCACCCCTAATGCTATGGCCAGCATGGTCTCTGTAAACAAGACAATCTCTATTACCTGTTGTGCTGTACAGATGTTCATCTTTATAGAACTTGCAGGCTCTGAAGCTATGCTATTGGCTGTGATGGCCTATGATCGATATGTAGCCATATGCAAACCACTGAATTATGCAAATCTTATTAATAAAAAGGCTTGTTTGCAGCTGGTTTTCTCAGTGTATGCCGTGGGGTGTCTTAATTCATTAATACATACCTATTCTGCCTTTACTTTACCATTCTGCAAGTCAAATGTTATCAACCACTTCTTCTGCGATCTCAATCCTGTCTTAAAACTTGCATGCAAAGACACCTTTCTCAATGAAGTGTTTCTCTTTGTCATTGCTGGTTCTGTAGAAGTAGGCTCTTTCCTGTGCATAATGATATCATACACCTGTATTGTAAGAGTAATATGTAGAGTTGGCACTTCTAGAGGCAGAGGGAAGTCTCTCTCTACTTGTGCCTCCCATTTGACCTGTGTGGCCTTATTTTATTGTCCAGTGTTTTTCACTTACTTACGTCCAATGTCTGTTTATTCTGTGGAGCAGGACTGGGCGGTATCCATGTTCTATACAGTGATCATACCAGTGTTGAATCCCATCATCTACAGCCTCAGAAATAAGGATGTAAAACAAGCATTTTCAAAACTGAGCATTAATTGTAGCTTGATTCTTATTATGAATAATTTCATAACATAA
- the LOC137562266 gene encoding olfactory receptor-like protein COR4 — translation MSPWNTTVSEFVLSSLSSDPSLQLPVFLLCLLVYLVTLLGNFLMILLILVTPGLQLPMYIFLMNLSLIDILYSSAITPNAMIIMFSVRKTISIIGCATQMFLFIDGASSEAMLLAVMAYDRYVAICKPLYYGRLINKVSCFQFIFSVHTIGFINSLIHTCCAFTLPFCKSNKVNHFFCDWNPILKLSCKDIFLNQVLAYVVAGSIEVGSFICIMISYFCILRAVSRISSKSRSKFLSTCASHFTCVAVFYCPVFFMYLIPVSEHSGDQDWVDSVFYTIIIPMLNPIIYSLRNQDVKQALNKWISTNILLSSNLHSRHKCAPRSV, via the coding sequence ATGAGCCCGTGGAACACAACTGTGAGTGAGTTTGTCCTTTCTAGTCTCTCCTCTGACCCAAGCCTGCAACTGCCTGTGTTTTTGCTTTGCTTATTAGTGTATCTGGTGACCCTGCTGGGCAATTTTCTGATGATTCTGTTAATTCTGGTAACTCCTGGTCTTCAACTTCCAATGTACATTTTCCTCATGAATTTGTCTCTAATAGACATCCTTTATTCATCTGCTATTACACCCAATGCTATGATCATCATGTTCTCTGTAAGGAAGACAATCTCCATAATTGGCTGTGCCACACAGATGTTCTTATTCATAGATGGTGCAAGCTCTGAAGCTATGCTATTGGCTGTGATGGCCTATGATCGCTATGTAGCCATATGTAAACCATTGTATTATGGAAGGCTTATCAACAAAGTATCTTGCTTTCAGTTTATCTTCTCAGTACACACTATAGGATTTATTAATTCCTTGATCCATACATGTTGTGCCTTTACCCTACCATTCTGCAAGTCAAATAAAGTCAACCATTTCTTCTGTGATTGGAATCCTATTCTGAAACTGTCCTGCAAAGATATTTTCCTTAATCAAGTTTTGGCTTATGTTGTTGCTGGTTCCATAGAAGTTGGCTCTTTCATCTGTATAATGATATCATATTTCTGCATCCTTAGAGCTGTATCTAGAATTAGCTCTAAAAGCAGGTCCAAGTTCCTCTCCACCTGTGCCTCTCACTTTACCTGTGTAGCTGTATTCTACTGCCCAGTATTCTTTATGTACTTAATCCCTGTATCTGAGCATTCTGGGGACCAAGACTGGGTGGACTCTGTGTTCTATACAATAATCATACCAATGTTAAATCCCATAATTTACAGCCTGAGAAATCAAGATGTGAAACAAGCTCTGAATAAATGGATCAGTACTAATATTTTACTTTCTTCAAACTTGCATTCCAGACACAAATGTGCTCCTAGATCTGTATAG